Proteins found in one Pelobates fuscus isolate aPelFus1 chromosome 10, aPelFus1.pri, whole genome shotgun sequence genomic segment:
- the TIMM10 gene encoding mitochondrial import inner membrane translocase subunit Tim10 — MDPFRAQQLAAELEVEMMADMYNRMTGACHKKCVPPHYKEAELSKGESVCLDRCVSKYLDIHERMGKKLTELSMQDEELMRKMQQGVGPAQ; from the exons ATGGATCCATTTAGAGCCCAGCAGCTGGCAGCAGAACTTGAAGTGGAAATGATGGCAGATATGTATAACAg GATGACAGGCGCTTGTCACAAAAAATGTGTCCCACCTCACTACAAGGAAGCTGAGTTATCTAAAGGCGAAAGTGTCTGCCTAGACCGTTGTGTTTCTAAATACCTGGATATTCATGAACGTATGGGCAAAAAACTGACTGAATTATCTATGCAAGACGAAGAGCTTATGCGAAAGATGCAACAAGGTGTTGGGCCTGCTCAGTGA